From one Patescibacteria group bacterium genomic stretch:
- a CDS encoding DUF2330 domain-containing protein, which translates to MFKKGILLFSIFGLLLPSLVLGDGMIMPPPHKYMYETGQKAIVWYENGIEKLILSTSFQGDADDFSWIIPTPNRPKVTKSSDELFTSLDELTRVELDYDNIRPMSGSFGMEKVLRNQVRIIETKKIEYYDVTVLTSEDKDALARWLNKNGYQFPSKQSYILDSYIKNRWYFTAVKIDASKIYPGIKNQLKDGHIIPLQLSFKTNKAVYPLKISSIVNESPSSYYPINNDLKINPDNPQMPPQILMHRVVVPPPMPIPSDIPILIYVFTKDKKQHIPGFNTDYAGWVDKSTISNLGYDDNGLSLLEAKNSKYYLTKLSRNMSYAEMTSDLFLRDAKDQSTVNAPDVDKAERNQMGFYILIVISLFFTIILSVSLIYYFLKH; encoded by the coding sequence ATGTTTAAAAAAGGAATTTTACTTTTTTCAATATTCGGTTTGTTGTTGCCAAGCTTGGTTTTAGGCGACGGTATGATTATGCCGCCTCCGCATAAATATATGTATGAGACAGGGCAAAAAGCCATTGTCTGGTATGAGAATGGGATTGAAAAATTGATTTTATCAACATCTTTTCAAGGCGACGCCGATGATTTTAGCTGGATTATTCCAACTCCAAACAGGCCGAAAGTTACCAAATCGTCAGACGAACTATTCACAAGTTTAGATGAATTAACAAGAGTGGAATTAGATTATGATAATATACGGCCGATGAGCGGATCTTTTGGAATGGAAAAAGTATTAAGAAATCAAGTGCGTATTATTGAAACCAAAAAAATAGAATATTATGATGTGACTGTTTTAACCTCAGAAGATAAAGACGCTTTGGCAAGGTGGCTTAACAAAAACGGCTATCAATTTCCTTCAAAGCAGAGTTATATTTTAGATAGTTATATTAAAAATCGTTGGTATTTTACGGCAGTGAAAATTGACGCTTCTAAAATTTATCCAGGAATAAAAAATCAACTAAAAGACGGGCATATTATTCCTTTGCAATTAAGCTTTAAAACAAACAAGGCTGTTTATCCTTTAAAAATTTCTTCTATTGTTAATGAAAGTCCGTCTTCATATTATCCAATAAACAATGATTTAAAAATTAATCCTGATAATCCGCAAATGCCTCCGCAGATACTGATGCATCGTGTTGTTGTTCCTCCGCCAATGCCGATACCTTCTGATATTCCAATTTTGATTTATGTTTTTACAAAAGACAAAAAACAGCATATTCCGGGATTTAACACGGATTACGCCGGCTGGGTTGATAAAAGCACAATTTCAAATTTAGGTTATGACGATAACGGATTGTCTTTGCTTGAGGCAAAAAACAGTAAATATTATCTTACCAAATTAAGTAGAAATATGAGTTACGCGGAAATGACATCTGATTTGTTTTTACGTGACGCAAAAGATCAGTCAACAGTTAACGCGCCTGATGTTGATAAAGCGGAAAGAAACCAGATGGGTTTTTATATTTTAATTGTTATTTCTTTATTTTTTACAATTATTTTGAGCGTTAGTTTAATTTATTATTTTTTAAAACACTAA
- a CDS encoding endonuclease Q family protein, which translates to MQQIADFHIHSRYSRACSPQLELENIDKTCRIKGVDIVATGDFTYPQWFSDIENKLEEIENSGLYKIKKEFKIETPEFKKINQNAKFILSTELALIYTAGGKCRRIHIMVMAPDLKAVRELNKYLDKKYNIRSDGRPILGMSAIDLAEICFSINPKFLIFPAHIWTPWFAVFGSKSGFDTMEECFGKQTKNIFAYETGLSSDPEMNARLSMLDKLTVLSDSDAHSLRNIGREANVFDLEKVTYDEIYELIKNNDKKKIKYTIEFYPEEGMYHLDGHRACGVSFTPSETKKHKGICPVCKKPLTIGVSNRVDELADRPEGFKLKNAVEFKKLIELDKIISEVLNIKNRGAKKVQEEYLRLIKELGTELDILMNIQIDKIKKSASGLIAEGIEKARKGDLIIKPGFDGHYGEIKIFNNKKKNKQNQLL; encoded by the coding sequence ATGCAACAAATCGCTGATTTTCACATTCATTCAAGATATTCGCGCGCTTGTTCTCCACAGCTGGAATTGGAAAATATTGATAAAACTTGCAGAATAAAAGGCGTGGATATTGTGGCAACGGGTGATTTTACTTATCCGCAATGGTTTTCTGACATAGAAAATAAATTAGAAGAAATTGAAAATTCAGGATTGTATAAGATAAAAAAAGAATTTAAAATAGAAACACCAGAATTTAAAAAAATAAATCAGAACGCAAAATTTATTTTATCAACTGAATTAGCGCTGATATACACTGCTGGCGGAAAGTGCAGAAGAATTCATATTATGGTAATGGCGCCTGATTTAAAAGCTGTTCGCGAGTTAAATAAATATTTAGACAAAAAATATAATATCAGATCAGACGGGCGTCCGATTTTGGGAATGTCAGCAATTGATTTAGCAGAAATTTGTTTTTCAATTAATCCGAAATTTTTAATTTTTCCAGCGCATATTTGGACGCCGTGGTTTGCGGTGTTCGGATCTAAATCAGGATTTGATACAATGGAGGAATGTTTTGGAAAACAGACAAAAAATATTTTTGCTTACGAAACAGGACTGTCAAGCGATCCAGAAATGAACGCGCGTTTGTCAATGTTGGATAAATTAACTGTGTTGTCTGATTCTGACGCACATAGTTTGCGAAATATTGGCAGAGAAGCAAATGTTTTTGATTTGGAAAAAGTGACTTATGATGAAATCTATGAGCTTATCAAAAATAATGATAAAAAGAAAATAAAATATACAATTGAATTTTATCCAGAAGAAGGGATGTATCATCTTGACGGGCATCGCGCTTGTGGCGTTAGTTTTACGCCTTCTGAAACAAAAAAACATAAAGGAATTTGTCCAGTGTGCAAAAAGCCATTAACAATAGGCGTTTCAAACAGAGTTGACGAGCTGGCTGATCGTCCAGAAGGTTTTAAATTGAAAAATGCTGTTGAGTTTAAGAAGTTAATTGAGCTTGATAAAATTATTTCCGAAGTTTTAAATATAAAAAATCGTGGCGCGAAAAAAGTGCAGGAAGAATATTTACGTTTGATTAAAGAGCTTGGGACAGAATTGGATATTTTAATGAATATTCAGATTGATAAAATAAAAAAATCAGCTAGTGGTTTGATAGCGGAAGGCATTGAAAAAGCGAGGAAAGGAGATTTAATAATCAAGCCGGGATTTGATGGGCATTATGGAGAAATAAAAATTTTTAATAATAAGAAAAAAAATAAGCAAAACCAGCTGTTATAA
- a CDS encoding DUF4153 domain-containing protein yields the protein MPLAILISVITFVLIIVIIRIEDINQILEDNLHKTAFTLIMTFFFSVGMYLYSETKNIARVKKELYQIITISFGFLFFYFFEENLFSNPQAEIVVYCVSTFLGIIAFIFIAPFISKLRAKNLSQEEFYITTYALLIKAIMSIIVGLAVMILGFIAFQSIFTLFDIDNINEGNWFSYWATFSLILFASIFFLVNLPVVKKCGEKELSEIQTNKFYSFLINYVGTPAIFIYFLILYAYTLKVLINFSNWPQGEVTWLVILFSFFGYIVYFATYAFTNVFKSALILRKFLPLAIFLQTFMLFYAIGLRINQYDLTINRYLVVAFGLWLFALSLYFIISKKKGLSAPFYSLLIVIIFISIGPWSVYHAPEWRQQKILEFNLREANILQTDDNIVMLKDYKDIPEKLSGKIYSGIDYLCNYHGCNTLDKYFNTQIAEIKKEDKEKFEKNKKKQLEQANKMDDQDDKYIEKLKKQKYSEIGKYELVHYLTEKIKVKKYNQNNKILKNFNFKNKNSHFDESIDIRGYDYFVQIHSNNYKIEERKKSPNMYKAVLDVFTKKFELYFNETLVETFEIEETIINPLLKKKNNYLDDKYENEQIIVLAKEDMSFEFIGVHYNLKLVLENINIRNPEWVDDNDKSDDNERTNYEKMQIPMLETSYVNGYVLIKKK from the coding sequence ATGCCTTTAGCAATACTTATTTCAGTAATAACTTTTGTTTTGATTATCGTAATTATCAGGATTGAAGATATAAACCAAATATTAGAGGATAATTTGCATAAAACGGCTTTTACTCTGATAATGACTTTTTTCTTTTCAGTGGGAATGTACTTATATAGTGAAACTAAAAATATTGCTAGAGTAAAAAAAGAACTTTATCAAATAATTACAATTTCCTTTGGTTTTTTATTTTTTTATTTTTTTGAAGAAAATTTATTTAGCAATCCCCAGGCTGAAATTGTTGTTTATTGCGTATCAACATTTTTAGGAATAATCGCTTTTATATTTATTGCTCCTTTTATTTCTAAACTGCGAGCCAAAAATTTATCTCAGGAAGAATTTTATATCACAACTTATGCTTTACTAATCAAAGCTATAATGTCTATAATTGTTGGCTTGGCTGTAATGATTTTAGGCTTTATCGCCTTTCAATCAATTTTTACATTGTTTGATATTGATAATATTAATGAAGGCAACTGGTTTTCGTATTGGGCGACTTTTTCTTTAATTTTATTCGCGTCAATTTTCTTTTTAGTAAATTTACCAGTTGTTAAAAAATGCGGAGAAAAAGAACTATCAGAAATACAAACTAATAAATTTTATTCTTTCTTGATAAATTATGTTGGAACGCCAGCTATATTTATTTATTTTTTGATTCTTTACGCTTATACGCTTAAAGTATTAATAAATTTTTCTAATTGGCCGCAGGGCGAAGTGACTTGGCTGGTGATATTATTTTCTTTTTTTGGCTACATTGTTTATTTTGCGACTTATGCTTTCACTAATGTTTTTAAGTCAGCTTTGATATTGCGAAAATTTTTACCTTTAGCAATATTTTTGCAGACTTTTATGCTATTCTATGCTATTGGTCTTCGCATTAACCAATACGATCTTACAATCAATAGATATTTAGTAGTCGCTTTTGGACTTTGGCTATTTGCATTATCTCTTTATTTTATAATTTCTAAAAAAAAAGGTTTAAGCGCTCCTTTTTATTCATTACTAATCGTTATTATTTTTATTTCCATAGGACCTTGGTCAGTATATCACGCGCCAGAGTGGAGACAACAAAAAATCTTAGAGTTTAATTTAAGAGAGGCTAATATTTTACAGACAGATGACAATATTGTAATGTTAAAAGATTATAAAGATATTCCGGAAAAACTAAGTGGAAAAATTTATAGCGGAATTGATTATTTATGTAATTACCACGGCTGTAATACTTTGGATAAATATTTTAATACGCAAATTGCTGAAATTAAAAAAGAAGACAAAGAAAAATTTGAAAAAAATAAAAAGAAGCAATTAGAACAAGCGAATAAAATGGACGATCAAGATGATAAATATATAGAAAAATTAAAAAAACAAAAATATTCTGAAATAGGAAAATATGAATTAGTTCATTATTTAACAGAAAAAATTAAAGTAAAAAAATATAATCAAAACAATAAAATTCTTAAAAATTTTAATTTCAAAAATAAAAATAGCCACTTTGATGAGAGCATAGATATAAGGGGCTATGATTATTTTGTTCAAATACATTCTAATAATTACAAAATTGAAGAAAGAAAAAAATCGCCAAATATGTATAAAGCTGTTTTAGATGTATTTACCAAAAAATTTGAATTATATTTTAATGAAACACTGGTGGAAACATTTGAAATAGAGGAAACAATAATTAATCCCTTACTTAAGAAAAAAAATAATTACTTGGATGATAAATATGAAAATGAACAAATTATAGTGCTTGCTAAAGAAGATATGTCTTTTGAGTTTATTGGCGTTCACTATAACTTAAAACTAGTTTTAGAAAATATTAATATTAGAAATCCAGAATGGGTAGATGACAACGACAAGAGTGATGATAATGAAAGAACTAATTATGAAAAAATGCAAATACCAATGTTAGAAACCTCATATGTTAATGGATATGTTTTAATAAAAAAGAAATAA
- a CDS encoding HAD hydrolase-like protein: MIIIFDLDYTLLDSTKFRKNLASVFNMDIDEFNKDYEEHFKSKGVNYDINKHLKILKKQKQINFAEEKTIKQRSDEFLKNIDSYLFSGAEEALKQFKNNNNNKLILISFGNIDWQKLKIDNLKIKEYFDEIILEDKNKEKSDFLKSLKDSEEKILIINDNAKESFDMAELLGDNCEFKIIQGPYSDNVEHKEKVYDDIESFMEEDQKSKQELSKEFTQGVK, translated from the coding sequence ATGATAATTATTTTTGATTTAGATTACACATTACTTGATTCTACAAAATTTAGAAAAAATTTAGCGTCTGTTTTTAATATGGATATAGATGAATTCAATAAAGATTATGAAGAGCATTTTAAAAGTAAAGGCGTCAATTACGATATAAACAAGCATTTGAAAATATTAAAAAAACAAAAACAGATTAATTTTGCTGAAGAAAAAACAATAAAACAAAGATCAGATGAATTTTTAAAAAATATTGATAGTTATTTATTCTCTGGAGCGGAAGAAGCGTTAAAACAATTTAAAAATAATAATAATAATAAATTAATATTAATTTCTTTTGGCAATATTGATTGGCAAAAATTAAAAATTGATAATTTAAAAATTAAAGAATATTTTGATGAAATTATTTTAGAAGATAAAAACAAAGAAAAAAGCGATTTTTTAAAATCGCTAAAAGATTCTGAAGAAAAAATTTTAATAATAAACGATAACGCCAAGGAAAGTTTTGACATGGCTGAATTATTAGGCGATAATTGCGAGTTTAAAATTATTCAAGGTCCTTATTCAGACAATGTTGAACATAAAGAAAAAGTTTATGATGATATCGAAAGTTTTATGGAAGAGGATCAAAAATCAAAACAGGAATTAAGCAAAGAATTCACGCAAGGCGTAAAATAA
- a CDS encoding MFS transporter, whose product MIKSFFQHREKLNIDNIKFVSFISFLMGFSSALLAYVLSFYFKEAAGTENIGIFFMSSYLIVLIIFLNLHKLVRKLGKSLIFYITFFLRIITVAMLFFLPPSILGIIFLIIYIIGEALGWVCLDIILESFSTDGMSGRIRGAYLTIGNVGFLLAPFFSSKVLYIFGFKGIFFASFVIQFLIFSISLMAFRGLNHKFNRKETIVQLLKKVFKRKDVIRIYYVSFILEFFYALMIIYTPLYLLKLGFSWPQIGVIFSIMLIPFVLLQYPIGILADKKTGEKEFLIFSIVVMGISTSIFYFFDFKSVFAWALILFITRIGASMIEILRDSYFYKKIDGYDVDIINFFRTSRPVAYIIAAVLSSIFLLFFGIKLIFLLIAIVSLSGLYPAFKLVDNKSEDDKIINL is encoded by the coding sequence ATGATAAAATCTTTTTTTCAACATAGAGAAAAATTAAATATAGACAATATAAAGTTTGTTAGCTTTATTTCTTTTTTAATGGGCTTTTCTTCGGCATTATTAGCTTATGTTTTGTCATTTTATTTTAAAGAAGCCGCTGGAACTGAAAATATTGGAATTTTTTTTATGTCATCTTATTTGATTGTTTTGATTATTTTTTTGAATTTGCATAAATTAGTAAGAAAATTGGGAAAGTCGTTGATTTTTTACATAACATTTTTTTTGCGAATAATAACAGTGGCAATGTTGTTTTTTTTACCACCGTCAATTTTAGGAATAATATTTTTAATAATTTATATTATTGGCGAAGCATTAGGATGGGTTTGTCTAGATATTATTTTAGAATCGTTTTCAACTGATGGAATGTCAGGAAGAATCAGGGGGGCTTATCTTACAATTGGAAATGTTGGATTTCTTTTAGCGCCGTTTTTTTCTTCAAAAGTTTTATATATTTTTGGTTTTAAAGGAATATTTTTTGCTTCTTTTGTTATCCAATTTTTGATTTTTTCAATTTCTTTAATGGCGTTTAGAGGGCTTAATCATAAATTCAACAGAAAAGAAACAATAGTTCAGCTTTTAAAAAAGGTTTTTAAAAGAAAAGATGTTATTAGAATTTATTATGTTTCTTTTATATTAGAATTTTTTTACGCTTTAATGATTATTTATACTCCGCTTTATCTTTTGAAGCTTGGATTTTCTTGGCCTCAAATAGGCGTTATTTTTTCTATAATGCTTATACCTTTTGTTTTATTGCAATATCCTATCGGGATTTTAGCTGATAAAAAGACAGGAGAAAAAGAATTTTTGATTTTTTCTATCGTTGTGATGGGGATTTCAACATCAATTTTTTATTTTTTTGATTTCAAAAGCGTTTTTGCGTGGGCATTAATTTTATTTATTACAAGAATAGGCGCTTCAATGATAGAAATTTTACGGGATTCTTATTTTTATAAAAAAATAGACGGATATGATGTTGATATAATCAATTTTTTTAGAACATCAAGACCAGTCGCTTATATAATTGCCGCTGTTTTATCTTCTATATTTCTTTTATTCTTTGGTATAAAATTAATTTTTTTATTAATAGCAATTGTGTCTTTGTCAGGGCTTTACCCGGCTTTTAAGCTGGTTGATAACAAGAGCGAAGACGACAAAATAATAAATTTATGA